The genomic DNA ACCAGGGCTTCACGCTCGAGGTGGTCGGGAACTGCGGCGCCAGCCCCGCGCCCCTCACGCCGGCCCGACGCCAGGACGTGATCGACACGGCCGCCCTCACCGTCCCCGCCCTCGAGTGGGAGTGGACGACGTTTCGCAGTTACCTCGAGCGGCTGACCGGCGAAGGTGTCTCGGTCAATGTCGCGCCACTGGTCGGACACGGGACGATCCGCATTCTCGGCATGGGCACGGGCGACGCCCGCGCCACTGCCGGCCAACTCGAGGCGATGCAAGCCGAGGTGCGGAAGGCGATGGACGAGGGGGCGGTCGGTCTCTCGACGGGCCTCATCTATGCGCCGGGAATGTTCGCCGACACCGATGAGGTCGTGAGGCTCGCCCGGGTGGCGGGCGAGGCCGGCGGGTTTTACGCGAGCCACATTCGAGGGGAAGGCGACACGCTGCTCGAGGCCATCGCGGAGGCGATCGAGATCGGCCGCCGGGCGCAGGTCGCGGTACAGATCAGCCATCTCAAGGCCGCGGGCCGGGCGAATTGGCCCAAGATGGCCCGGGCGATCGACTTGATCGAGACCGCCCGGGCGGAGGGCCTCGACGTCACGGCCGACATGTACCCTTACCCCGCCGGGAGCACCAGCCTCGCCACCCTGCTGCCGGCCTGGGCCCGCGTGGGCAGCCGGGATGCGCTCCTCGCCCGGCTGGCCGACCCCACCGAGCGCGCGCGCATCCGGGAAGCCCTCGAGGGCCGGGGCCTGGCCCGCGACGCGGAATGGGACGGGATCGTGATCTCGGGGTGCCCGGCGACACCCGAGCACGAGGGCCGAACCGTGGCGGCGATCGCGGCCGATCGAGGGGTGACTCCCAGCCAGGCGGTCGTCGAGATCCTCCGCGAGGCCCAGGGCGAAGCCGACATGATCTTGTTCATGATGAGCGAAGAGAACGTCGCACTCGGCCTGCGGTGTCCGTGGGTCATGATCGGGTCCGACGGCGAGGGGCGTGCGGCCACCGGACCCTACGCCACCGGCAAGCCCCATCCTCGGAACTACGGCACCTGCCCGCGCTTCCTCGGCCGCTATGTGAGGGAGGAGCGGATCGTCTCGCTGGAAGAGGCGATCCGCCGGATGACGAGTCTGCCCGCGCGGAAGCTCGGCCTGCGGGACCGCGGCCTCCTCCAGCCGGGTCACCTCGCCGATGTCGTCGTGTTCGACCCGGCCACGATCGCGGACACCGCCACCTTCGCCGATCCCCACCGATATCCGGACGGCATTCGCTGGGTGCTGGTCAACGGGCAGCCGG from Candidatus Methylomirabilota bacterium includes the following:
- a CDS encoding D-aminoacylase; translated protein: MAFDILIKGGTVVDGTGAPAKVTDVAIIGDRIQAVGALGHAEAARVIDVAGAVVAPGFIDMHSHGDFVLPGLPTADSKVHQGFTLEVVGNCGASPAPLTPARRQDVIDTAALTVPALEWEWTTFRSYLERLTGEGVSVNVAPLVGHGTIRILGMGTGDARATAGQLEAMQAEVRKAMDEGAVGLSTGLIYAPGMFADTDEVVRLARVAGEAGGFYASHIRGEGDTLLEAIAEAIEIGRRAQVAVQISHLKAAGRANWPKMARAIDLIETARAEGLDVTADMYPYPAGSTSLATLLPAWARVGSRDALLARLADPTERARIREALEGRGLARDAEWDGIVISGCPATPEHEGRTVAAIAADRGVTPSQAVVEILREAQGEADMILFMMSEENVALGLRCPWVMIGSDGEGRAATGPYATGKPHPRNYGTCPRFLGRYVREERIVSLEEAIRRMTSLPARKLGLRDRGLLQPGHLADVVVFDPATIADTATFADPHRYPDGIRWVLVNGQPVIAAGQHTGARPGRVVGRA